The Carassius auratus strain Wakin chromosome 40, ASM336829v1, whole genome shotgun sequence genome has a segment encoding these proteins:
- the LOC113058665 gene encoding ADP-ribosylation factor-like protein 4A: protein MGNGISEQPNFLSSLPFCNSLHIAILGLDFAGKTTVLYRLQFNEFVNTVPTKGFNAEKVRVPLGDSQTVTFHFWDVGGQEKLRPLWKSYTRGTDGIVFVVDSLDAERMEEAKTELYKIARSSENQGVPVLIIANKQDLRQALSLSQIETMLALKELGPSTPWHLQSTCAIIGDGLKEGLERLYDMILKRRKMLKQQKKKK, encoded by the coding sequence ATGGGGAACGGAATTTCAGAGCAGCCCAACTTTCTATCCAGTCTTCCGTTCTGTAATTCTCTTCACATCGCTATTCTGGGTCTGGATTTTGCAGGCAAAACGACGGTCCTGTACCGTCTGCAGTTCAATGAGTTTGTCAACACTGTCCCAACCAAAGGTTTCAATGCAGAGAAAGTCAGAGTACCTCTTGGGGACTCACAAACAGTGACGTTTCACTTTTGGGACGTTGGCGGGCAGGAGAAACTGCGCCCTCTTTGGAAGTCCTATACACGTGGCACAGATGGCATCGTGTTTGTTGTGGACTCTTTGGATGCAGAGAGAATGGAAGAGGCAAAGACGGAGCTTTACAAAATCGCCCGATCCTCTGAAAATCAAGGAGTGCCTGTGTTGATTATTGCTAACAAGCAGGACTTGAGACAGGCTCTGTCACTGTCACAGATAGAGACCATGCTGGCACTCAAAGAACTGGGACCCTCTACGCCGTGGCACCTGCAGTCCACCTGTGCCATCATTGGTGACGGTCTCAAAGAGGGACTCGAAAGACTTTATGACATGATCCTAAAACGAAGAAAGATGCTcaaacagcaaaaaaagaaaaaatag
- the LOC113059027 gene encoding transmembrane protein 106B-like — protein sequence MGKSLFSLPKQKEEQENLIKNTESPIEDNKHDVSQFPYVEFTGRDSITCPTCQGTGRIPRDLENQLVALIPYSDQRLKPRRTTLYVSLSVVLCLLLSGLAVFFLFPQTIDVSYVGVKSAYVTFDRDRRIIYLNITNTLNITNNNYYSISVANITAQVQFYKTVIGKSVVSNVTTITPLDMRQVDFTVPTIIANEMSYIFDYCTMPSIKVHNIVVMMQMTVTVLYFGHAEQVSLEKYLYVDCGSNTTSSRGHMSVIQ from the exons ATGGGGAAGTCTCTGTTTTCCTTGCCGAAGCAAAAAGAGGAGCAGGAGAATCTTATTAAAAACACAGAGTCTCCTATTGAGGACAATAAACATGACGTGTCACAGTTTCCATATGTTGAATTCACAGGTAGAGACAGCATCACCTGTCCTACTTGTCAAGGGACGGGGAGGATACCTAGAG ACCTAGAAAACCAACTAGTTGCTCTGATACCATACAGTGACCAGAGGCTGAAGCCAAGACGAAC GACATTGTACGTGTCTTTATCAGTCGTTCTGTGTCTGCTACTTTCTGGTTTGGCTGTATTCTTCCTGTTCCCTCAAACTATTGACGTTTCTTATGTTGGGGTGAAGTCAGCCTACGTCACATTCGACCGAGACCGGCGGATAATTTATCTAAATATCACG AATACCCTGAACATCACCAACAATAATTACTACTCAATTAGCGTTGCCAACATCACAGCACAGGTGCAGTTCTACAAGACTGTTATCGGAAAGTCTGTTGTCAGCAATGTCACCACTATCACCCCCCTGGATATGCGTCAG GTTGATTTCACTGTTCCCACGATCATAGCAAATGAGATGAGCTACATATT TGACTACTGTACCATGCCGTCAATTAAAGTGCATAACATTGTTGTCATGATGCA GATGACTGTAACTGTCTTGTACTTTGGCCACGCTGAGCAGGTGTCTCTGGAGAAGTACCTGTACGTGGACTGTGGCTCAAACACCACATCTTCACGTGGACACATGAGTGTGATACAGTGA